In Bacillus sp. SB49, a single window of DNA contains:
- a CDS encoding thiolase family protein: MREVVIVDAVRTPVGRRGGMFREVRPDLLLAELLKELMRRSGVDPSQVEDVIAGCVTQVGEQAGDIARIAALTAGFPVQVPGVTLDRQCGSSQQAVHFAAQAIASGDMDAVIACGVESMSRVPMFSNRQGVKDNERLTDAYELIHQGLSAERIADRWDISKETLDLYAVESHRRAIQAVKEGRFDKEIHPITTADGDVCSRDEGPRTDTSMDALAQLKPPFKEGGKITAGNASQISDGAAALLLMSKEKAEAEGIKGRCRIASRSVIGSDPTLMLTGPLPATYKALEKAGLALEDIDLFEVNEAFASVPLFWMKETGVPHEKVNVNGGAIALGHPLGATGVKLMTTLVHELERRNARYGLQAVCEGLGMANATIIERIK, translated from the coding sequence ATGAGAGAAGTAGTGATCGTTGACGCAGTAAGAACACCGGTCGGAAGGAGAGGAGGCATGTTCCGTGAAGTCAGGCCCGACCTTCTGTTAGCGGAATTGCTGAAAGAATTGATGCGAAGGTCGGGAGTGGATCCTTCTCAGGTGGAGGATGTGATTGCCGGGTGTGTAACGCAAGTTGGTGAGCAGGCAGGAGATATTGCCCGCATTGCCGCCCTTACCGCGGGTTTTCCTGTTCAAGTCCCTGGTGTTACATTGGATCGCCAGTGTGGATCGAGCCAGCAGGCGGTTCATTTTGCGGCACAGGCAATCGCAAGCGGGGATATGGACGCTGTCATTGCCTGCGGAGTCGAAAGTATGTCACGGGTTCCGATGTTTTCGAATCGGCAGGGAGTGAAAGATAACGAACGCCTGACGGATGCATATGAATTGATTCATCAAGGTCTCTCAGCCGAACGTATTGCAGATCGCTGGGACATATCGAAAGAAACGCTAGATTTATATGCGGTCGAGAGCCACAGGCGGGCGATACAAGCGGTAAAAGAAGGGCGGTTTGATAAAGAGATTCATCCAATTACGACAGCAGACGGGGATGTGTGCAGCCGGGATGAAGGACCAAGAACGGATACATCCATGGATGCATTGGCACAATTAAAGCCGCCGTTTAAAGAAGGAGGGAAAATCACAGCGGGTAATGCCAGTCAAATCAGTGATGGAGCGGCCGCTCTACTGCTTATGTCAAAGGAGAAGGCGGAAGCAGAAGGAATTAAAGGAAGATGCCGTATCGCCTCCCGCTCCGTCATCGGCTCTGATCCGACACTCATGCTGACAGGACCGCTTCCTGCGACCTACAAAGCATTGGAAAAAGCCGGATTGGCTCTTGAGGATATCGATCTTTTTGAAGTGAACGAGGCTTTTGCCTCTGTGCCGCTATTTTGGATGAAAGAAACGGGGGTACCGCATGAGAAGGTGAATGTGAACGGAGGAGCGATTGCGCTTGGTCATCCACTTGGCGCGACAGGAGTGAAGCTGATGACAACATTAGTTCACGAACTGGAAAGGAGAAACGCGCGTTACGGATTGCAGGCTGTCTGTGAAGGGTTAGGAATGGCGAATGCGACTATTATTGAAAGAATCAAATGA
- a CDS encoding fatty acid--CoA ligase: MAQTLKGMFEQTVAKHGDKEGLVDLRLGIRWTYAEWDIEVNRAANALRASGVEKGDRVSTVLFNTSEFATTLFACMKIGAVFQPVNFRLSEREIRYILTDASPKVVLFERATASQVAPIAADMPAIEFWSIDEVEQEHAVNYHDRLASVTADRPVCQLDENDPYAIMYTSGTTGSPKGVIHSHRDMIDQALIMTACLRLTKEDRGLTVAPIFHCAELHCAFFPRVMIGAANVIMHHFEAQELIETVKQEQITCLFAAPTMWNMVLEEEFSAEDFQTLRQGLYGGAPMAPSLTKRLHDALGVELLQAYGMTEMGPAITALMDEEQIRKAGSAGRPLLNHDVRVVRTNEHGPAEPNEICKPFELGEIIVRGPSMMTAYYNRPEETEEVLYKGWYHTGDIGSFDEEGYLWVRDRVKDMILSGGENIYSREVEDVLFDHPGVLDAAVVGEPDEMWGERVVAFIVRKGDPVSSEELDAFCTSGGRLARFKRPRRYVFMEELPRNASGKLQKFKLREERTAMLE; the protein is encoded by the coding sequence ATGGCACAAACACTTAAAGGGATGTTCGAACAAACGGTAGCGAAGCATGGGGATAAGGAAGGCTTGGTGGATTTACGACTTGGAATCCGGTGGACTTATGCAGAGTGGGACATTGAAGTGAATAGAGCTGCCAATGCTTTACGGGCATCCGGAGTGGAGAAGGGAGACAGGGTATCGACTGTCCTCTTCAATACATCTGAATTTGCTACGACGCTGTTTGCCTGTATGAAGATCGGTGCCGTCTTCCAACCGGTCAACTTCCGACTGTCAGAACGGGAGATCCGCTATATTCTGACCGACGCCTCCCCTAAGGTCGTATTGTTTGAGAGGGCTACGGCGTCACAAGTCGCTCCGATAGCTGCAGATATGCCTGCCATCGAATTTTGGAGCATTGATGAAGTCGAGCAGGAGCACGCCGTAAACTATCACGATCGACTGGCAAGTGTTACAGCAGATCGACCGGTGTGTCAACTCGATGAAAACGATCCATATGCCATCATGTACACGTCAGGGACGACCGGGTCACCGAAAGGCGTCATCCACTCCCACCGTGACATGATCGATCAAGCGCTGATTATGACAGCTTGTCTGCGTCTCACGAAAGAGGATCGCGGATTAACGGTTGCCCCGATCTTTCACTGTGCGGAACTGCACTGCGCCTTCTTCCCGCGCGTTATGATAGGGGCAGCAAATGTGATTATGCACCACTTCGAAGCGCAAGAACTGATTGAAACCGTCAAGCAGGAGCAGATCACCTGCTTGTTTGCAGCACCGACGATGTGGAACATGGTGCTGGAAGAAGAATTCAGTGCAGAGGATTTCCAGACGCTCCGACAGGGATTATACGGTGGAGCTCCCATGGCTCCATCCCTCACGAAGCGTCTGCATGACGCCCTTGGAGTAGAACTGCTCCAGGCTTATGGCATGACGGAGATGGGCCCTGCCATTACAGCATTGATGGACGAGGAGCAAATAAGAAAAGCAGGATCGGCAGGAAGACCGCTGCTTAATCATGACGTCAGGGTCGTGCGAACGAATGAGCATGGACCGGCGGAACCCAATGAAATCTGCAAACCGTTCGAACTGGGGGAAATTATCGTCCGCGGGCCGAGTATGATGACGGCCTATTACAACAGGCCGGAAGAAACGGAAGAAGTCTTATACAAAGGGTGGTATCACACCGGTGATATCGGCTCCTTTGATGAAGAAGGATATCTGTGGGTAAGGGACAGAGTGAAAGATATGATTCTATCCGGTGGAGAGAACATCTACTCGAGAGAAGTAGAGGATGTGCTCTTTGATCATCCTGGTGTGCTCGATGCGGCGGTTGTTGGGGAACCGGATGAGATGTGGGGAGAGCGGGTGGTCGCCTTCATTGTCCGTAAGGGGGACCCGGTGTCCTCCGAAGAGTTGGATGCTTTCTGCACCTCAGGCGGAAGGCTGGCCCGCTTTAAGCGGCCGAGACGATATGTATTTATGGAAGAATTGCCGAGGAACGCCAGTGGTAAACTGCAGAAATTTAAATTAAGAGAAGAACGGACAGCTATGTTGGAATAA
- the ligD gene encoding DNA ligase D, with translation MLLTAAEDLPTGPDWIYEVKYDGFRCLLHASEDGIKLWSRNGKDLSGRFPEICGFIPPADSLPFTIDGELVIRNTRWQTNFSRLQTRGRLKKEAVIARAARERPCTFVAFDHLTGGKQRLEERKRSLYALVQTIQHPHIVLSEVHTSLEKIKALVLLHRAEGIVAKHKKSLYSEGERSKQWLKWKNFRSVSGCLTAYDPANGYYDVTLMEETLGKFKNGLSAEEAETLQMFFKSNGEKQAGKWYVRPSVCADIHCLDAADGEMREPTFHRFRFDLTPENCTKEKMEWDLSLYPEEVPVTNSDKQLWKNVSKKQYFQYIRHIAPYMLPFLAEKKLTVIRCPDGITAESFYQKQAPDHAPDYLDTWEEKDGSRILCNNLPSLLWLANQGAVEFHIPFDKTDASLPDEIVFDLDPPSRKHFSLAITAAQWMKQMLDEIGVISFIKTSGNKGMQIHIPIQAGDFSYEETRNLTEAVAETLVQKCPDLFTVERLKKKRGEKLYLDYVQHAEGKTIVAPYSARRIDEATVACPLFWEEVKEGLRPESFTIKNVLARLEERGCPFLQYEEARKRQPVKQLKRLL, from the coding sequence ATGCTATTGACTGCTGCAGAAGATTTGCCGACCGGACCGGATTGGATTTATGAAGTGAAGTATGACGGCTTCCGCTGTCTCCTCCATGCTTCGGAGGACGGGATAAAGCTATGGAGTAGAAACGGCAAGGACTTGAGTGGCCGCTTCCCGGAGATATGCGGGTTTATCCCCCCAGCCGACTCGCTCCCCTTCACGATTGACGGGGAACTCGTCATCCGTAACACACGGTGGCAGACAAACTTCTCTCGCTTGCAGACGAGAGGACGGTTAAAGAAAGAAGCTGTAATAGCCAGGGCCGCCCGGGAAAGGCCGTGTACATTTGTCGCATTTGATCATTTGACGGGGGGGAAACAGAGATTGGAAGAACGAAAGCGTAGCCTGTACGCTCTCGTTCAAACCATCCAGCATCCTCACATCGTGCTTTCAGAAGTACACACCAGCCTAGAAAAGATAAAAGCATTAGTATTGCTTCACAGGGCGGAAGGGATTGTCGCAAAACACAAGAAGAGCTTATACAGCGAAGGGGAGCGGTCCAAGCAATGGTTGAAATGGAAGAACTTCCGCAGCGTTTCCGGCTGTCTGACAGCCTATGATCCGGCCAACGGCTACTATGACGTCACTCTCATGGAGGAGACGTTGGGAAAGTTCAAAAATGGGCTGTCTGCCGAAGAAGCAGAAACACTTCAGATGTTTTTTAAAAGTAACGGAGAAAAGCAGGCAGGGAAGTGGTATGTAAGGCCAAGCGTCTGCGCGGATATCCATTGCCTTGATGCAGCGGATGGGGAAATGCGCGAACCTACTTTTCACCGATTCCGCTTTGATCTGACACCGGAGAACTGCACAAAAGAGAAGATGGAGTGGGACCTTTCCCTCTATCCTGAAGAAGTACCTGTCACGAACTCGGATAAACAGCTGTGGAAGAACGTCAGTAAGAAACAATACTTTCAATATATCCGTCATATCGCACCTTACATGCTGCCATTCTTAGCGGAGAAGAAATTGACAGTAATCCGCTGTCCGGACGGGATTACTGCTGAGTCCTTCTATCAAAAGCAAGCCCCGGATCATGCTCCGGACTATTTAGACACATGGGAAGAAAAAGACGGAAGCCGGATCCTTTGCAATAATCTCCCCTCGCTCCTTTGGCTTGCCAATCAAGGAGCAGTGGAGTTCCATATCCCTTTTGACAAAACAGATGCATCCTTACCCGATGAAATTGTCTTCGACCTGGATCCCCCAAGTCGGAAACACTTTTCACTTGCGATTACCGCTGCACAGTGGATGAAGCAGATGCTGGATGAAATCGGAGTCATCAGCTTTATCAAAACGTCTGGTAACAAAGGGATGCAGATTCATATCCCTATTCAAGCAGGCGACTTCAGCTATGAGGAAACGCGGAACCTTACCGAAGCTGTGGCGGAAACACTCGTACAAAAATGCCCGGACCTGTTCACAGTCGAACGCCTGAAGAAAAAACGAGGAGAGAAGCTGTATCTGGATTATGTCCAGCATGCAGAAGGGAAAACAATCGTTGCCCCCTATTCCGCTCGCCGTATCGATGAAGCCACGGTTGCCTGTCCGTTATTTTGGGAAGAGGTAAAAGAAGGACTGCGACCGGAATCCTTCACGATTAAGAACGTCCTGGCCCGACTCGAAGAGAGAGGCTGTCCGTTTCTCCAATATGAAGAGGCACGGAAGCGGCAGCCGGTCAAACAGTTGAAGCGACTCTTATGA